A window of the Tessaracoccus sp. MC1865 genome harbors these coding sequences:
- a CDS encoding ATP-binding protein encodes MSRVVFMCGPAGSGKSTVARELEADGMARLSFDQEAWDRGLRTMPLPPDDHADIDAHLRRRLLQLVAHGRDVVLDFSFWSRDMRDDWRRLLAPHGVVPEVVYLATDRQTCLDRIRARALAHGDDFALAPEVAAQYFDHFQPPTADEGPLTIRR; translated from the coding sequence ATGTCTCGCGTCGTGTTCATGTGTGGGCCCGCCGGGTCCGGTAAGTCCACCGTCGCGCGTGAGCTCGAGGCCGACGGCATGGCGCGGCTCTCGTTCGACCAGGAAGCCTGGGACCGCGGGCTGCGAACGATGCCGCTGCCGCCGGACGACCACGCCGACATCGACGCCCATCTCCGACGGCGACTCCTGCAGCTCGTCGCCCACGGGCGCGACGTCGTGTTGGACTTCTCGTTCTGGTCCAGGGACATGCGCGACGACTGGCGGCGACTGCTGGCTCCCCACGGGGTCGTGCCGGAGGTCGTCTACCTGGCTACGGACCGGCAGACCTGCCTCGACCGCATCCGGGCGAGGGCACTGGCCCACGGCGACGATTTCGCGTTGGCACCTGAGGTCGCGGCGCAGTATTTCGATCACTTCCAACCGCCGACCGCAGACGAAGGTCCGTTGACCATCCGACGCTGA
- a CDS encoding MFS transporter — translation MHRRPRNPLIATLLGLRGNGRASVYTEPMWGLSMMLVLPYASVYMLALGVHDAQIGLLATISMLSQVVFGLLSGVITDKLGRRMTTAVFDIIAWVIPCLVWALAQNFWWFLIASIINGAWQVTQNSWDCLLVEDVDRAEIPKVYSLVKVAAEFSALFAPIAALLVANLGMEHAVRILYLNAFVIMALKVWLLYRYTTETATGRVRMQQTQGVSMWKLLSEYRGVLGLILRSKGTIFSLCVAAIVGAVTLVNGTFWQVVINKELGVPDALLPFFPMVRSLLSVLFFFTIIPRLTHAKHLRSPTLIGFVVYLAGQFLLVGIPSPDGAAVASTYALLAVCLLLDAFGAGILFMLAESLVALHVDRHERSRVMAIQRTAVMLVTAPFGWISGWLSSMDRDWPFLLTSALLVLGLVVAGRFWVTTHEETAPAQP, via the coding sequence GTGCATCGCCGCCCCCGCAACCCCCTGATCGCGACCCTCCTCGGGCTCCGCGGCAACGGCCGCGCCTCGGTGTACACCGAGCCCATGTGGGGCCTGTCGATGATGCTGGTGCTGCCCTACGCGTCGGTGTACATGCTGGCGCTGGGCGTGCACGACGCGCAGATCGGCCTGCTCGCCACCATCTCGATGCTCTCCCAGGTGGTGTTCGGCCTCCTCAGCGGCGTCATCACCGACAAGCTGGGCCGACGCATGACCACCGCCGTCTTCGACATCATCGCCTGGGTGATCCCCTGCCTGGTGTGGGCGCTCGCGCAGAACTTCTGGTGGTTCCTGATCGCCTCCATCATCAACGGCGCCTGGCAGGTCACCCAGAACTCGTGGGACTGCCTGCTCGTCGAGGACGTGGACCGCGCCGAAATCCCCAAGGTCTATTCGCTCGTCAAGGTCGCCGCCGAGTTCTCCGCGCTCTTCGCGCCCATCGCCGCCCTCCTCGTGGCGAACCTGGGCATGGAACACGCCGTGCGGATCCTCTACCTCAACGCGTTCGTGATCATGGCGCTCAAGGTCTGGCTCCTCTACCGCTACACGACGGAGACCGCGACGGGCCGCGTCCGCATGCAGCAGACCCAGGGCGTCAGCATGTGGAAGCTGCTCTCCGAATACCGCGGCGTGCTCGGCCTGATCCTGCGCTCCAAGGGCACCATCTTCTCGTTGTGCGTGGCGGCCATCGTGGGTGCGGTCACGCTGGTCAACGGCACGTTCTGGCAGGTGGTCATCAACAAGGAACTGGGCGTCCCCGACGCGCTGCTGCCCTTCTTCCCGATGGTCCGCTCGCTGCTGTCGGTGCTGTTCTTCTTCACGATCATCCCGCGGCTCACGCACGCCAAGCACCTCAGGTCGCCCACCCTCATCGGCTTCGTGGTGTACCTCGCTGGCCAGTTCCTGCTCGTGGGCATCCCCTCCCCGGACGGGGCGGCCGTCGCATCCACGTATGCGCTGCTGGCCGTGTGCCTGCTGCTCGACGCGTTCGGCGCCGGGATCCTGTTCATGCTGGCGGAGTCGCTGGTCGCGCTGCACGTCGACCGGCACGAACGCTCCCGCGTGATGGCGATCCAGCGCACCGCCGTGATGCTGGTCACCGCACCGTTCGGCTGGATCAGCGGTTGGCTGTCGAGCATGGACCGCGACTGGCCGTTCCTGCTGACCTCGGCGCTGTTGGTGCTGGGCCTGGTCGTCGCGGGCCGTTTCTGGGTCACCACCCACGAGGAAACCGCCCCGGCACAGCCCTAG
- a CDS encoding ASCH domain-containing protein has translation MDVNEFWERARQGAQLNPIQEWIGPRVSGTVPPAAWAFGEDAETADRMAREVAVGTKTTNTSLLWQYEAEGAQLPGKGDLSIILDGSEQPRALIMTTDVQVLPFDQVDEGLLPDEAPLASWRQTHEDLARAADDGSHPFTPDMPVVLERFEVLYALRAD, from the coding sequence ATGGACGTCAACGAGTTCTGGGAACGGGCGCGCCAGGGGGCCCAACTCAACCCCATCCAGGAATGGATCGGCCCACGGGTCTCCGGCACGGTGCCGCCCGCGGCCTGGGCCTTCGGCGAGGACGCCGAGACCGCAGACCGGATGGCCCGCGAGGTCGCCGTCGGCACGAAGACGACGAACACCAGCCTCCTGTGGCAGTACGAGGCCGAGGGAGCGCAACTCCCGGGGAAGGGCGACCTCAGCATCATCCTGGACGGCAGCGAGCAGCCCCGCGCGCTCATCATGACCACCGACGTACAGGTGCTGCCGTTCGACCAGGTCGACGAGGGGCTGCTGCCCGACGAGGCGCCGTTGGCCAGCTGGCGCCAGACCCACGAGGACCTCGCCCGGGCGGCAGACGACGGCAGCCACCCGTTCACGCCGGACATGCCGGTGGTGCTGGAGCGCTTCGAAGTGCTCTACGCGCTCCGCGCCGACTGA
- a CDS encoding type II toxin-antitoxin system Phd/YefM family antitoxin encodes MTEMTVSDARARLADVVDTARVGHDPVYLTRRGQRVAAVIDADDLDRLIAAAEDLADLEAARVTRDEIADGESAIPWEQVKADLGLA; translated from the coding sequence ATGACTGAGATGACTGTGAGCGACGCTCGGGCCCGCCTTGCCGATGTCGTGGACACGGCCCGCGTGGGACACGACCCGGTGTACCTGACCCGTCGGGGCCAACGGGTGGCGGCGGTCATCGACGCCGACGATCTGGATCGGCTGATTGCGGCCGCGGAAGACCTGGCTGATCTCGAGGCAGCTCGTGTGACGCGTGACGAGATCGCTGATGGTGAGTCGGCGATCCCCTGGGAGCAGGTCAAGGCCGACCTCGGCCTGGCATGA
- a CDS encoding type II toxin-antitoxin system RelE/ParE family toxin, giving the protein MSYRIEVAPAAVRQLRKLDRVAQRRVQAAIELLASEPRPGGAKKLVGGDGEWRVRTGDYRIVYEIHDNVLLVLVVAVGHRRDIYERR; this is encoded by the coding sequence ATGAGCTATCGGATCGAGGTCGCGCCCGCTGCGGTTCGACAACTACGCAAGCTGGACAGGGTCGCCCAGCGACGAGTCCAGGCGGCCATCGAACTGCTCGCCAGCGAACCGCGCCCGGGCGGTGCCAAGAAGCTGGTTGGCGGCGACGGTGAGTGGCGTGTCCGGACCGGTGACTACCGGATCGTCTACGAGATCCACGACAACGTGCTGCTCGTCCTCGTCGTTGCCGTCGGCCACCGCCGCGACATCTACGAACGCCGGTAG
- a CDS encoding helix-turn-helix transcriptional regulator, which produces MVPAEPEEDTGIHCRLDALLADRDMTLTRLSELVGVSVVNLSVLKNDRARAVRFSTLRAICRVLNCEVGDLLVLDEPRRRAGSGAY; this is translated from the coding sequence ATGGTCCCGGCCGAGCCTGAGGAGGACACGGGCATCCACTGTCGTCTCGACGCGCTCCTCGCAGACCGCGACATGACTCTGACCCGGTTGAGCGAACTGGTGGGGGTGAGTGTGGTCAACCTCAGCGTGCTCAAGAACGACCGCGCCCGGGCCGTCCGCTTCTCCACGCTCCGGGCCATCTGCCGGGTCCTCAACTGCGAGGTGGGCGATCTGCTGGTCCTCGACGAGCCGCGACGCCGAGCTGGTTCCGGCGCCTACTGA
- a CDS encoding LLM class flavin-dependent oxidoreductase gives MKRIGFLSFGHWTPHPQSAAQSASDVLLQSIDLAVAVEELGADGAYFRVHHFARQLSSPFPMLAAIGAKTSRIEIGTGVIDMRYENPLYMAEDAGAADLISGGRLQLGISRGSPEQVLDGYRLFEHIPREGETDADMARRHTTRFLEVLSGEGFAEPNPRPMFANPPGLLRIEPHSEGLRERIWWGAGSRATAEWAAELGMNLMSSTLVTEATGQPFDELQAEQIQVFRDAWAEAGHQREGRVSVSRSIFPLVTQEDQNYFALERRSRDQIGMIDGGRATFGKTYAAEPEVLVEQLAQDAAIAAADTVLLAVPNQLGVDYCAHVVGSVLDVARELGWR, from the coding sequence ATGAAGCGCATCGGGTTCCTCTCCTTCGGCCACTGGACACCGCACCCGCAGTCAGCCGCGCAGTCGGCCTCCGACGTGCTGCTCCAGTCCATCGACCTCGCTGTCGCCGTCGAGGAACTGGGCGCCGACGGCGCCTACTTCCGGGTGCATCACTTCGCCAGGCAGCTGTCCTCGCCGTTCCCCATGCTCGCGGCGATCGGCGCGAAGACCAGCCGCATCGAGATCGGCACCGGCGTCATCGACATGCGCTACGAGAACCCGCTCTACATGGCGGAAGATGCCGGCGCCGCAGACCTCATCTCAGGCGGCAGGCTCCAGCTCGGCATCAGCCGCGGATCGCCGGAGCAGGTGCTCGACGGCTACCGCCTCTTCGAGCACATCCCCCGCGAGGGTGAAACCGACGCCGACATGGCCCGCCGGCACACCACGCGCTTCCTGGAGGTACTCTCCGGCGAGGGCTTCGCCGAGCCCAACCCGCGCCCCATGTTCGCCAACCCGCCCGGGCTGCTGCGGATCGAGCCGCACTCGGAAGGGCTCCGTGAGCGCATCTGGTGGGGCGCCGGCTCCCGCGCCACCGCCGAGTGGGCGGCGGAACTCGGCATGAACCTGATGAGTTCGACGCTGGTGACCGAAGCCACCGGCCAGCCATTCGACGAACTCCAGGCCGAGCAGATCCAGGTCTTCCGCGACGCGTGGGCCGAGGCCGGCCACCAGCGCGAGGGGCGCGTTTCGGTCAGCCGCAGCATCTTCCCGCTGGTCACCCAGGAGGACCAGAACTACTTCGCGCTCGAACGGCGTAGCCGAGACCAGATCGGGATGATCGACGGTGGCCGCGCCACCTTCGGCAAGACCTACGCGGCCGAACCCGAGGTGCTGGTGGAGCAGTTGGCGCAGGACGCCGCGATCGCCGCGGCCGACACCGTCCTGCTGGCCGTGCCCAACCAGTTGGGCGTCGACTACTGCGCCCACGTCGTCGGGTCGGTGCTGGACGTGGCCCGGGAGCTGGGCTGGCGCTGA